A window of the Emys orbicularis isolate rEmyOrb1 chromosome 1, rEmyOrb1.hap1, whole genome shotgun sequence genome harbors these coding sequences:
- the LOC135886536 gene encoding olfactory receptor 52B2-like: MMPADNHTVFDPVSYILTGIPGTEESHFWIAIPFCLIYVASLFGNSLLLFIILTERSLHEPMYLLVSMLAAADLLLSTTTVPKMLAVFFFRAGEISFAACLTQMFFIHVSFVAESAILLAMAFDRYVAICDPLRYTIMLTKSVIGKMGLAVVTRSFCIIFPLIVLMKQLKFCRTNLLPHAYCEHMILARLACNDITVHVWYGVAVAILVICLDIVLIAVSYGLILRAVFLLPSKEARLKALRTCGSHVCVILMFYVPAVFSSLAHQFGHIIPGYIVNLLANLYVLIPPMLNPIVYGVTTKEILKRVINVFYRCCSRSSLLS; the protein is encoded by the coding sequence ATGATGCCAGCTGACAATCACACTGTTTTTGACCCTGTTAGTTACATCCTGACCGGCATCCCGGGTACGGAGGAGTCTCATTTCTGGATTGCCATCCCCTTCTGTCTGATTTACGTTGCATCACTTTTTGGGAACTCTCTCCTACTATTCATCATACTAACAGAAcgaagcctccatgagcccatgtatcTATTAGTGTCCATGCTGGCCGCTGCTGATCTGCTGTTATCTACCACTACGGTGCCCAAGATGCTGGCTGTATTCTTTTTTAGAGCGGGAGAAATTTCTTTTGCTGCCTGCCTGACCCAGATGTTTTTCATCCATGTCAGTTTTGTTGCCGAGTCGGCCATCCTGCTGGCCATGGCGTTTGATCGGTACGTTGCCATCTGCGACCCCCTGAGATACACCATCATGCTAACCAAGTCTGTCATCGGGAAGATGGGGCTGGCAGTTGTCACAAGAAGTTTCTGTATCATTTTTCCTCTCATTGTTCTCATGAAGCAGCTGAAGTTCTGCAGAACCAACCTCCTGCCTCACGCCTATTGTGAGCATATGATCCTAGCCCGGCTGGCCTGCAATGACATCACAGTCCACGTCTGGTATGGTGTAGCTGTGGCTATTTTAGtaatttgtttagatattgtgctCATTGCTGTATCATATGGGTTGATCCTCAGGGCCGTCTTCCTGCTCCCCTCCAAGGAAGCCCGGCTCAAGGCTCTCCGCACCTGCGGCTCCCATGTCTGTGTCATACTGATGTTCTACGTGCCGGCTGTTTTCTCCTCTTTAGCACACCAGTTTGGGCACATCATCCCAGGTTATATTGTCAACCTACTGGCCAACCTCTATGTGCTCATTCcccccatgttaaaccccatTGTTTATGGGGTGACAACAAAAGAGATCCTGAAACGGGTGATCAATGTGTTTTATCGATGCTGCAGCAGAAGCTCCCTGCTGAGCTAA